From a region of the Nitrospiraceae bacterium genome:
- a CDS encoding mechanosensitive ion channel: MSVANLLTQYVVQYGFRLLGAAVILAVAAFVARSIGAILEKWLDRQDLEPPVRLLLLRLVKVIIIALGLLIALDQLGFQIAPLIAGLGVAGLGVGLALQGVLSNVVAGLSIIFTKPYRVGEHIALLGVHGDVVKIDIFTTILMHPDRSRIVIPNRKIVGEILHNFGSVRQLDLSVGVAYRTDLTKTLAVVRDILHRHPHVLKEPVAAVGVGGFADSAVTISIRPWVPVAHVESTEAEINQAIFEAFRQHDIEIPFPQQEVRLLNQP; encoded by the coding sequence ATGTCTGTGGCTAACTTGTTGACGCAGTATGTCGTTCAGTATGGATTCCGGCTGCTCGGCGCCGCGGTCATTCTCGCGGTGGCGGCATTTGTAGCCCGCTCGATCGGTGCGATCCTCGAAAAATGGCTGGATCGTCAAGACCTCGAGCCGCCCGTCCGGCTGCTGCTGCTGCGTCTCGTCAAGGTAATCATCATCGCCTTGGGGCTGCTGATCGCACTCGATCAGTTGGGTTTTCAGATCGCACCGCTGATCGCCGGGCTCGGGGTCGCCGGCCTGGGCGTCGGCCTCGCGTTGCAAGGCGTACTGAGCAACGTGGTGGCGGGCCTCTCGATCATTTTCACCAAGCCGTACCGCGTCGGCGAACATATCGCCCTGCTCGGAGTTCACGGCGACGTGGTCAAGATCGACATTTTCACCACTATCCTGATGCATCCGGACCGCTCTCGCATCGTCATTCCAAACCGCAAGATCGTCGGAGAGATTCTCCACAACTTCGGCTCCGTCAGGCAATTGGACCTGTCTGTCGGCGTGGCCTACCGGACCGATCTCACGAAAACACTGGCCGTGGTACGGGACATCCTTCACCGGCACCCTCACGTATTGAAAGAGCCGGTCGCTGCGGTCGGGGTCGGCGGCTTCGCCGATTCCGCCGTCACCATTTCGATACGCCCCTGGGTCCCCGTGGCACATGTCGAATCGACGGAAGCCGAGATCAATCAAGCGATTTTTGAAGCGTTTCGGCAGCACGACATCGAAATTCCCTTCCCGCAGCAGGAAGTACGTCTCCTCAACCAACCCTAA
- the dnaX gene encoding DNA polymerase III subunit gamma/tau, translated as MDYQVSARKYRPGTFDDVVGQAHVVQTLQNAITSQRIAHAFLFSGTRGVGKTTMARILAKALNCEQGPTGTPCNTCPNCAEITQGTSVDVVEIDGASNTSVDDVREIRENVKFTPFRGHYRVYIIDEVHMLSNSAFNALLKTLEEPPPHVVFIFATTEIHKIPATILSRCQHYNFRRISKAEIVQRLRHVAGLDSLSIEDRSLMALARASEGSMRDALSLLDQVIAFGGTTIRHQDLETLLGAVPQERVRAMIEAVMAQDSRQGLQVIAELLDQGHDLRAYCADLVEYIRNMLVASVVPSEQDLRGLIEATDEDLAQLSADARRCSVEQVQELFRVFTAAEDSLRSSAHPRFVLESASVRATRLLGSRDAVSAPSTADRSTTAQQPAADKGTTAKAPLTPQNPKSTGAPVSKQSPSSARPEAPNRPLVQKPVVPREPIQAAPKPTQAKSDDIVGSVTAPPIPVQLDAEAAPTSPDPVELHWERFQEEVTANHPNIAPFLEMGRLVGIEGTLVTLAFPKQAMVARGMLEKPDNLHALSALGERLYGRAIRVRVIEATEDEKSAPPTMRQIREAKAQEQRLVLFQRAKAHPLVKQALEMFGGELADVRTTFPTQEVQE; from the coding sequence ATGGATTACCAAGTCTCCGCCCGCAAATACCGGCCCGGCACCTTCGATGACGTTGTCGGGCAGGCGCATGTGGTGCAGACCCTCCAGAATGCGATTACCAGCCAGCGTATCGCCCATGCCTTTCTCTTCTCCGGCACCCGGGGGGTGGGCAAGACGACGATGGCTCGGATCCTGGCGAAGGCGTTGAACTGCGAACAGGGTCCGACCGGGACCCCCTGCAATACCTGTCCAAACTGCGCTGAGATCACTCAGGGCACTTCCGTCGATGTAGTCGAGATCGACGGGGCTTCCAATACCAGCGTCGACGATGTGCGGGAGATTCGCGAGAACGTCAAGTTCACCCCGTTTCGAGGGCACTACCGTGTCTACATCATCGATGAAGTGCACATGTTGTCCAATTCGGCCTTCAATGCACTGCTGAAGACATTGGAGGAGCCGCCGCCCCATGTCGTGTTCATTTTTGCCACGACCGAGATTCATAAGATTCCCGCGACGATTCTGTCCCGCTGCCAACACTATAACTTTCGCCGGATCTCCAAAGCCGAGATCGTCCAACGGCTTCGGCATGTCGCCGGGCTGGACAGTCTGTCGATTGAAGATCGCAGCCTGATGGCCTTGGCCCGCGCAAGCGAAGGCAGCATGAGGGACGCCCTCAGCCTGCTGGATCAGGTGATCGCATTCGGCGGTACGACCATCCGGCATCAGGATCTTGAAACGTTGCTGGGTGCGGTGCCACAGGAGCGTGTCAGGGCGATGATCGAGGCCGTGATGGCGCAAGATAGCCGTCAGGGGCTGCAGGTCATTGCCGAATTACTCGATCAGGGCCACGATCTCCGCGCCTATTGCGCCGACTTGGTCGAGTATATCCGCAATATGTTGGTCGCCTCGGTCGTCCCCTCCGAGCAGGACTTGCGTGGATTGATCGAGGCTACAGATGAGGATTTGGCGCAACTGTCAGCCGATGCCCGGCGTTGCAGCGTTGAGCAGGTTCAGGAACTCTTTCGTGTGTTTACCGCTGCGGAGGATAGTCTGCGGTCCAGCGCCCATCCCCGCTTTGTGTTGGAATCCGCTTCGGTCCGGGCAACGCGATTGTTGGGAAGTCGCGACGCGGTCAGTGCCCCGAGCACGGCGGACAGAAGCACGACAGCCCAACAGCCGGCGGCAGACAAGGGAACGACTGCAAAAGCGCCGCTGACGCCCCAGAACCCCAAGTCGACGGGTGCACCCGTTTCAAAGCAGAGTCCCAGCTCCGCTCGACCCGAGGCTCCGAATCGGCCCCTGGTCCAGAAGCCAGTGGTGCCTCGCGAGCCCATTCAGGCCGCGCCCAAACCTACCCAGGCGAAGTCCGATGACATCGTTGGTTCCGTGACGGCTCCGCCTATTCCCGTCCAGTTGGATGCCGAGGCAGCACCGACCTCCCCTGATCCGGTCGAGTTGCATTGGGAGCGATTCCAAGAGGAGGTCACTGCCAACCATCCGAATATCGCGCCATTCCTCGAAATGGGGCGGTTGGTCGGAATCGAAGGGACGTTGGTGACGCTGGCATTTCCCAAGCAGGCAATGGTCGCGCGAGGGATGTTGGAAAAGCCGGACAACCTGCATGCGTTATCGGCGCTGGGTGAACGACTTTATGGCCGGGCCATCCGTGTTCGCGTGATCGAGGCGACCGAGGATGAGAAGAGCGCCCCTCCAACGATGAGGCAGATCCGCGAGGCGAAGGCGCAAGAGCAGCGCCTTGTACTGTTTCAGCGGGCGAAGGCCCACCCACTCGTGAAGCAAGCATTGGAAATGTTCGGGGGGGAATTGGCCGACGTGCGAACGACCTTCCCGACTCAGGAGGTACAGGAATGA
- a CDS encoding TraR/DksA C4-type zinc finger protein, protein MKTRVKRAAPVRAKRSKANGVKYPDIQRDLERQRQAIIQEVEGVLTKRSGMESFPDVSDQASAEADQNFSFRIRDRERKLLKKIDEALNRLSTDTYGVCERCEGDIPYKRLKARPVTTLCINCKTNQEEEEKSRR, encoded by the coding sequence ATGAAGACTCGAGTAAAGCGTGCCGCTCCGGTTCGTGCGAAGCGTAGCAAGGCGAACGGGGTCAAGTATCCCGATATTCAGCGGGACTTGGAGCGTCAACGCCAAGCCATTATTCAGGAAGTGGAAGGTGTCCTGACCAAACGGTCGGGCATGGAAAGCTTTCCCGACGTCAGCGACCAAGCTTCCGCGGAAGCTGACCAAAACTTCTCCTTCCGCATTCGCGACCGCGAACGAAAACTCCTAAAGAAGATCGACGAGGCCTTGAACCGGCTCTCTACCGACACCTACGGGGTTTGCGAGCGGTGCGAAGGGGATATCCCCTATAAGCGGCTCAAAGCCCGTCCGGTCACCACCCTCTGCATCAACTGTAAGACCAACCAGGAAGAAGAAGAAAAATCTCGCCGGTAG
- the trmFO gene encoding methylenetetrahydrofolate--tRNA-(uracil(54)-C(5))-methyltransferase (FADH(2)-oxidizing) TrmFO translates to MREDIVIIGGGLAGSEAAWQAANRGAKVTLYEMRPKEATKAHKTGDLAELVCSNSLGSTDSFSAPGILKDEMRRLNSLIIRSAEEARVPAGSALAVDRERFARAITQALEGHPNVRILREEVTDIPHDAVVIIATGPLTSDKLSKAIADLTHEKHLYFFDAISPIVDADSIDMTVAFRASRYGKGGDDYLNCPMDQAAYDAFYDAMMAAEKVQPKDFEKVPYFESCIPIEVMAERGRQTMQFGPLKPVGLQDPRTGTQPYAVVQLRTENVHGTCYNLVGFQTKLTYPEQKRVFRMIPGLEQAEFLRFGSLHRNTFINSPQVLRNTLQSKMRTSLFFAGQLVGVEGYTESAAMGGLAGINAARGLKELPLVTPPPNSAHGCLVGHIAGSDPKHFQPMNTNFGLFPPLPNRVRDKEQKRRLIQQRALKDFDAWIAQSGLS, encoded by the coding sequence ATGCGCGAAGATATTGTAATCATTGGGGGCGGCTTGGCCGGGTCCGAGGCAGCCTGGCAGGCTGCCAACCGAGGGGCCAAGGTCACGCTCTATGAGATGCGACCGAAGGAAGCCACCAAGGCCCATAAGACCGGCGATTTGGCCGAGTTGGTCTGTTCCAATTCCTTAGGGTCGACGGATTCGTTCAGCGCGCCTGGAATCCTGAAAGACGAAATGCGCCGGCTGAATTCCCTGATCATCCGTTCCGCGGAGGAGGCTCGGGTTCCTGCCGGTTCTGCGTTGGCCGTGGATCGTGAGCGATTTGCCAGGGCCATCACTCAGGCGTTGGAAGGCCACCCAAATGTGCGGATCCTTCGTGAGGAGGTCACGGACATTCCTCACGATGCGGTGGTCATCATCGCGACCGGACCTCTGACCTCTGACAAGTTGTCCAAGGCCATTGCCGACCTGACCCACGAAAAGCATCTGTATTTCTTCGATGCCATCTCGCCGATCGTGGACGCCGACTCGATCGATATGACCGTCGCATTTCGGGCGTCGCGATACGGCAAGGGCGGCGATGACTATTTGAACTGCCCGATGGACCAGGCGGCGTACGATGCGTTCTACGATGCGATGATGGCGGCCGAGAAGGTGCAGCCGAAAGATTTTGAAAAGGTGCCCTATTTCGAGAGCTGCATCCCGATCGAAGTGATGGCGGAGCGCGGACGTCAGACTATGCAATTCGGCCCGCTGAAGCCGGTTGGCTTGCAAGACCCTCGCACAGGAACCCAGCCCTACGCCGTCGTCCAGTTGCGGACAGAAAACGTGCACGGCACTTGTTATAACCTGGTCGGCTTCCAAACCAAACTGACCTATCCGGAGCAGAAGCGTGTCTTTCGGATGATTCCTGGACTCGAGCAGGCGGAGTTCTTGCGGTTCGGCAGTCTGCACCGAAACACGTTCATCAATTCCCCCCAGGTCTTGCGCAATACCCTGCAGTCGAAAATGCGAACCAGCCTTTTCTTTGCCGGGCAGTTGGTCGGGGTCGAGGGGTACACGGAATCGGCCGCCATGGGGGGGCTGGCCGGGATCAATGCCGCGAGGGGACTCAAGGAGCTGCCTCTTGTGACCCCACCGCCGAACAGCGCGCATGGTTGCCTTGTCGGACACATTGCCGGAAGCGACCCGAAGCACTTTCAACCGATGAATACGAACTTCGGATTGTTTCCGCCTTTGCCAAACAGGGTGCGTGATAAGGAACAAAAGCGCCGACTGATTCAGCAACGGGCTCTCAAGGATTTCGACGCATGGATCGCGCAATCCGGGCTTTCTTAG
- a CDS encoding AsmA family protein yields MKILAGVGAALLLLLVLIVSLPFLIDLNKYQDRYRPLIEEALNRKVDLKDIRLTIWPRIGARVGGFTVHDDPAFRSGPFASLSSLDVGVKLLPLLSGKVEVEEITLRDPVITVLKNKKGLLNVSTIGATSTTPAPTKPEAPPSQPAGSPLRALALLAVDRVSIDGGKLTYRDESTPKPTEYVVNDLEFLLKSVHLGDSPTIHLAATILPLNLPIRLDGAFGPLVETLDIKSFAFDLGAGKLSVGLKGSAVGGNIDATVTSASINTTDLPIAVPLAKPVQIKDLHVTVHTVYPAPPDAAPVELLDVRDLGMAVVMGGSSINIKGTAAKGLANLTIASASINSSDLPVALPLSKPVEIKDLHMSARAKYPPKEGTPPLELADVTDLGLTLAMGASRIEAKGTVIGGLAKIVANSKLINSADLPATLPVKKPVEIKDLQVAAEMKGNDARLTNLSLQVFNGLLRGQGTLGIGSATPPFSGKVSLQGLQLGPALLALGTEQVSMSGTAAGEVTMSGRGFAQPDLVKALEGSGHIAVKDGRLEGINLLQEAATLLKVAGVTLDNVKATAFSTIESDFAVKQGLINVQRLLMDSHDFQATGGGTIGLDQSLNVKLNLNLSQALSQKIAAGSPIAKVAMSGGRLSLPLLITGSTQAPAYGLDTKMFAGKVQEQVKEKVKGAVDDLMKGKAKPEDLKQQGKDLLKGLLGR; encoded by the coding sequence ATGAAAATTCTGGCGGGGGTCGGTGCCGCACTTCTCCTCCTCCTCGTCCTTATCGTCTCGCTTCCGTTTCTGATCGATCTCAACAAATATCAGGATCGATACCGGCCGCTCATTGAAGAAGCGCTGAATCGGAAGGTGGACCTGAAGGACATCCGGTTGACGATCTGGCCGCGAATCGGTGCCAGGGTCGGCGGCTTTACCGTTCATGACGATCCAGCCTTTCGCAGCGGTCCCTTCGCTTCCCTTTCTTCACTCGACGTGGGCGTCAAGTTGCTGCCGTTGTTGAGCGGAAAGGTGGAGGTGGAGGAGATTACCCTGCGCGATCCCGTCATCACGGTACTCAAGAACAAAAAGGGGCTGTTGAACGTTTCGACCATCGGTGCCACGAGCACAACGCCCGCCCCCACCAAACCCGAAGCCCCCCCGAGCCAGCCGGCTGGCAGCCCCTTACGAGCCCTGGCCTTGCTCGCCGTGGATCGCGTGTCCATCGACGGCGGAAAACTGACCTATCGCGACGAATCCACTCCGAAACCGACGGAGTATGTCGTCAACGATCTGGAGTTTCTGCTGAAATCGGTTCACCTGGGCGACAGTCCGACGATTCACCTGGCGGCGACGATCCTGCCCCTCAATCTACCGATCCGGCTAGACGGCGCGTTTGGCCCTCTGGTGGAGACTCTGGATATAAAGTCCTTCGCCTTCGACTTGGGGGCGGGCAAGCTGTCGGTCGGGCTCAAGGGCAGCGCCGTGGGGGGTAATATTGACGCCACCGTAACATCAGCCTCGATCAACACCACGGATCTACCTATTGCCGTGCCCCTCGCCAAGCCGGTTCAGATCAAGGACCTGCATGTGACCGTGCACACGGTGTATCCGGCGCCGCCTGATGCAGCCCCAGTGGAACTGCTGGACGTCCGAGACCTCGGCATGGCCGTGGTGATGGGAGGCTCCTCCATCAATATCAAGGGCACGGCGGCGAAGGGATTGGCCAACCTGACCATTGCCTCGGCCAGCATCAATTCCTCTGATCTCCCCGTCGCGCTGCCCCTGAGCAAACCGGTCGAGATCAAAGACCTCCATATGAGCGCCAGGGCGAAGTATCCTCCTAAGGAGGGTACTCCGCCGCTCGAACTGGCCGACGTCACGGATTTGGGACTCACTCTGGCCATGGGCGCGTCACGCATCGAAGCCAAGGGTACGGTCATCGGCGGGCTGGCCAAGATCGTCGCGAATTCCAAACTCATCAACAGCGCCGATTTGCCTGCGACTCTTCCGGTGAAAAAACCGGTGGAGATCAAGGACCTTCAGGTCGCCGCGGAAATGAAGGGAAACGACGCGCGGCTCACGAACCTCTCACTGCAGGTCTTCAACGGGCTGCTGCGCGGACAGGGCACTCTCGGCATAGGATCGGCAACGCCACCATTTTCCGGCAAAGTCTCCCTGCAAGGCCTCCAGCTAGGGCCGGCCCTGCTGGCGCTAGGGACCGAGCAGGTTTCGATGAGTGGCACGGCAGCCGGAGAGGTGACGATGAGCGGACGTGGGTTCGCACAGCCGGATCTCGTCAAAGCCTTGGAAGGTTCGGGCCATATCGCAGTGAAGGACGGTCGCCTGGAAGGGATCAATCTCCTGCAGGAGGCCGCGACCCTGCTCAAGGTAGCCGGTGTTACCCTGGACAATGTGAAAGCCACCGCGTTCTCGACGATCGAAAGCGATTTTGCCGTAAAACAGGGGTTGATCAACGTGCAGCGTCTGCTGATGGACAGCCATGACTTTCAGGCGACCGGCGGCGGAACGATCGGACTCGACCAGTCGCTCAACGTCAAACTCAACCTAAACCTGTCGCAGGCCTTGAGTCAGAAAATCGCAGCCGGTTCCCCGATCGCCAAGGTCGCGATGTCCGGCGGCCGGCTCTCGCTGCCGCTGCTGATTACCGGAAGTACGCAGGCCCCGGCCTACGGCCTCGATACCAAGATGTTCGCAGGGAAGGTGCAGGAGCAGGTCAAGGAGAAGGTGAAGGGTGCGGTCGACGACCTCATGAAGGGTAAGGCGAAGCCGGAGGACTTGAAGCAGCAGGGAAAAGACCTGCTGAAAGGTCTGTTGGGACGGTAG
- a CDS encoding YbaB/EbfC family nucleoid-associated protein, with translation MKNPFGNMSNILKQAQAMQEQMAKIQEQAAAKTVSGTAGGGIVTVTVNGAMDLVSVKIDPEVVKAGDVDMLQDLVVAAGNDALKKSREMMAEEMKSVTGGMKIPGLF, from the coding sequence ATGAAGAATCCGTTCGGCAACATGTCCAATATTCTCAAGCAAGCCCAGGCCATGCAGGAACAGATGGCCAAAATCCAGGAACAGGCGGCGGCGAAAACGGTGTCCGGCACCGCGGGGGGCGGCATTGTCACGGTGACGGTGAACGGAGCCATGGATCTGGTCAGTGTGAAAATCGACCCGGAAGTCGTCAAGGCCGGCGATGTCGACATGCTGCAGGACCTGGTCGTCGCTGCGGGAAACGATGCGCTGAAGAAATCCCGCGAGATGATGGCTGAGGAAATGAAATCGGTCACCGGGGGGATGAAGATTCCGGGCCTGTTCTAG
- a CDS encoding tetratricopeptide repeat protein: MHGRRAFLTFVAAGWLIVSGCQTPPVKPPLPPSESDLDLLKSTKLCDAKTAFRAAHSGIIVETRPWGSGEELRIPADNSATKADESYFFDEDGTLVGLLFVYKSGLDLGPYKTLRYTLSRLKPALEFYLTVAQLADRQNMEASTLYETGDEKTTTRYLVLGDRSHQRLLEASFTIDPYVKLFSPYRKEFLDRLRNVEGQAGGQRLDSQGAEDKEPFPSLQQFARGQAAQLAYCGAKNDKIALDAYQKAEASGFTNKVWQAELRHRLGVSWEAAGNLEKAKSEMLQSLTLRPNTPEVLNNLGTVYGKLGDKKNALASFEKAVTLRPNYARARFNLAEALERDNPRRAITEYETYLALVEGDPEEDDRSALAQARVKELKR; the protein is encoded by the coding sequence ATGCATGGTCGACGCGCATTCCTCACTTTTGTGGCCGCCGGTTGGCTGATTGTCTCAGGATGCCAGACGCCGCCTGTCAAGCCACCGCTCCCCCCTTCAGAGTCCGACCTGGATCTTCTGAAGTCCACCAAGCTCTGTGACGCCAAGACCGCATTCCGCGCGGCACACTCCGGCATCATAGTAGAGACGCGACCCTGGGGAAGTGGCGAGGAACTCCGTATTCCGGCAGACAACAGTGCCACAAAGGCGGATGAGTCCTATTTCTTCGATGAGGACGGGACCCTCGTCGGACTGTTGTTCGTGTATAAATCGGGGTTGGATCTCGGCCCCTATAAGACGCTTCGTTACACGTTGTCGCGTCTCAAACCGGCACTTGAGTTCTATCTGACCGTGGCGCAGCTGGCGGATCGGCAAAACATGGAGGCCAGCACGCTCTACGAAACCGGGGACGAAAAGACCACCACGCGCTATCTGGTCTTGGGAGACCGGAGCCACCAACGCCTGCTGGAAGCCTCCTTTACGATCGACCCCTATGTGAAATTGTTCTCCCCCTACCGGAAAGAATTCCTGGACCGGCTTCGCAATGTCGAGGGCCAGGCCGGCGGCCAACGGCTGGACAGCCAAGGGGCCGAGGACAAGGAGCCATTCCCTTCCCTGCAGCAGTTCGCACGAGGACAAGCAGCCCAACTGGCCTATTGCGGCGCCAAGAACGACAAGATTGCCCTGGATGCCTATCAGAAGGCCGAAGCCAGCGGATTTACCAACAAAGTCTGGCAGGCGGAACTGCGTCACCGGCTGGGTGTGTCGTGGGAGGCCGCCGGGAACCTGGAGAAGGCCAAATCTGAGATGCTCCAATCCCTGACCCTACGACCGAATACTCCGGAAGTCCTGAATAATCTTGGGACCGTATACGGAAAGCTGGGAGACAAGAAGAACGCCCTCGCATCCTTCGAGAAAGCCGTCACACTCCGTCCCAACTACGCCAGGGCTCGCTTCAATCTGGCGGAAGCCCTTGAGCGGGACAATCCTCGTCGTGCCATCACCGAATACGAGACCTACCTTGCCCTAGTCGAGGGCGACCCCGAGGAGGACGACCGGTCCGCCCTCGCCCAAGCGCGCGTCAAAGAGCTGAAGCGCTGA
- a CDS encoding outer membrane beta-barrel protein has protein sequence MCHHRLIAWACWFSVILFAWSVQEVRAEREWEFSIAGYGGKAFHSNEDMKINSGDNGDPFHGTIHRVNLNDSGAWGAKISAWHLPKKYDWQPQVGFELDYSRFTADLHPQRAPASGTVSQPGFELAGVIFTSGRDVSIQNLTVNMLFRYALAATPQLPQGRLSPYIGGGVGVQRAHLTDPSSGGFQETDYAPALQGIAGVKFFLTRNLALFTEYKRIWSRHTFDYSPTITPPGYSERWTVSTNLISAGAALHF, from the coding sequence ATGTGCCACCACCGCTTGATCGCGTGGGCATGCTGGTTCAGCGTGATACTGTTTGCGTGGAGCGTCCAGGAGGTACGGGCGGAACGCGAATGGGAGTTTTCAATCGCCGGGTACGGCGGGAAAGCCTTCCACTCCAACGAAGACATGAAAATCAACTCCGGGGACAACGGCGATCCATTCCACGGAACGATTCATCGGGTGAATCTGAATGATTCGGGGGCATGGGGAGCCAAGATCTCGGCGTGGCACCTCCCCAAAAAGTACGATTGGCAGCCACAAGTTGGATTCGAATTGGACTATTCTCGATTCACTGCAGATCTGCACCCCCAAAGGGCCCCAGCCTCAGGCACCGTCAGCCAACCGGGCTTTGAGCTGGCGGGTGTCATATTTACGTCCGGGCGTGACGTCAGCATCCAGAACCTGACCGTCAATATGCTCTTTCGATACGCCCTTGCGGCAACCCCGCAACTCCCGCAGGGACGATTGTCGCCTTACATCGGCGGTGGCGTGGGGGTACAGCGGGCACACCTGACAGATCCGTCGTCGGGAGGATTTCAAGAGACCGACTATGCACCGGCCCTGCAGGGGATCGCAGGCGTGAAGTTCTTTCTCACGCGAAACCTTGCGTTGTTCACGGAATACAAACGCATCTGGTCACGGCACACATTTGACTATTCGCCGACGATCACTCCGCCGGGGTACAGCGAACGTTGGACCGTGTCGACGAACTTGATCAGCGCCGGCGCGGCGTTGCATTTCTGA
- a CDS encoding tyrosine recombinase XerC, which yields MDRAIRAFLGYLEVQQGASLQTIRAYGSDLHQFHLFVKAGRKPVSPAAIVPEQVRGFLASLDRQGEKKASLARKLACLRSFYRYLIRNGEAKDNPAEDVRAPKLPKHLPRVLTKDDAAALMEFPSPGTGQFLRDRAVLETLYSTGARVSELAGMNVADLDRTQGIVRLRGKGNKERIAPIGSVALAAITEYHAQASAGVGRASGPMQGQRPVFQNQRGGRLTARSIARIVGRYSQQLAGGAVSPHTLRHSFATHLLDEGADLRAIQEMLGHASLSTTQKYTHLATDQLLAVYDRAHPRAGKSAGNKKP from the coding sequence ATGGATCGCGCAATCCGGGCTTTCTTAGGCTACCTCGAAGTGCAACAGGGTGCGTCTCTGCAAACCATCCGTGCCTACGGTTCCGATCTCCACCAGTTCCACCTGTTCGTGAAGGCGGGGCGTAAACCCGTCTCCCCCGCGGCCATTGTTCCCGAACAGGTGCGCGGGTTTCTGGCTTCGTTGGACCGGCAAGGAGAGAAGAAGGCATCCTTGGCGAGAAAGCTCGCCTGTCTCCGAAGTTTCTATCGCTATCTGATCCGAAACGGCGAGGCGAAGGATAATCCGGCGGAAGACGTGAGGGCACCGAAGCTCCCCAAGCACTTGCCCCGCGTGTTGACGAAGGATGATGCCGCCGCTCTGATGGAATTCCCCTCGCCTGGCACCGGGCAGTTTCTGCGTGACCGAGCCGTATTGGAGACGCTCTACTCCACCGGCGCCCGCGTGAGTGAGTTGGCGGGGATGAATGTCGCGGATCTGGACCGGACCCAGGGCATCGTTCGTCTTCGCGGTAAAGGAAACAAAGAGCGTATTGCGCCGATCGGATCCGTTGCCCTAGCGGCGATCACGGAGTACCATGCGCAGGCTTCGGCCGGGGTCGGCCGAGCCTCAGGGCCCATGCAGGGGCAGCGTCCGGTTTTCCAAAACCAGCGCGGGGGGCGGCTGACGGCGAGAAGTATCGCACGTATCGTCGGGCGATACTCGCAGCAGCTTGCGGGCGGTGCCGTCAGCCCGCATACGTTGCGGCATTCCTTTGCGACCCATCTGCTCGACGAAGGGGCCGATCTTCGTGCCATTCAGGAGATGTTGGGGCATGCGTCGCTCAGTACGACTCAGAAATATACCCATTTGGCTACCGACCAGCTGTTGGCTGTCTACGATCGGGCGCACCCACGGGCCGGGAAATCCGCAGGCAACAAGAAGCCGTGA
- the recR gene encoding recombination mediator RecR, with protein MAVDQQGLLPKLVRELVRLPGIGQKSAQRIAFHILKAEREDALRLAEAIHAVKDGLSFCRQCRNIAEGELCEFCRDPKRDRSKILVVEEPSTLYAIERAGGFRGLYHVLLGTLSPLDGVGPSDIRAEELLERVKTGEVTEVIVATNPTIEGEATAIYLTRLLKPYNVLVSRIAYGIPVGMDIEYADEVTLMKSIEGRRALS; from the coding sequence ATGGCTGTTGACCAACAGGGTTTATTGCCGAAGCTTGTGCGGGAATTGGTTCGGCTTCCTGGGATCGGCCAGAAGAGCGCGCAGCGGATTGCATTTCATATCCTCAAGGCGGAACGTGAGGATGCCCTGAGGCTGGCGGAGGCGATCCATGCCGTGAAAGATGGGCTTTCCTTTTGCCGTCAGTGCCGGAACATTGCGGAAGGCGAGCTGTGTGAGTTTTGCCGAGATCCGAAACGCGATCGGAGTAAGATCTTGGTCGTCGAGGAGCCGAGTACGCTCTATGCCATCGAGCGTGCCGGAGGTTTCCGTGGGCTCTACCATGTTCTGCTGGGGACGCTGTCTCCGCTCGACGGAGTCGGACCGTCGGACATTCGTGCAGAAGAATTGCTGGAGCGGGTCAAGACGGGCGAGGTGACCGAGGTGATCGTGGCAACGAATCCCACCATCGAAGGCGAGGCGACCGCGATTTATCTGACTCGACTGCTCAAACCATACAATGTGCTGGTTTCGCGGATCGCCTATGGCATTCCGGTCGGTATGGACATCGAGTACGCGGACGAGGTGACACTTATGAAGTCTATCGAGGGGAGACGGGCACTCTCGTGA